AAGCTTGGCGGCGGGTTGGCGGCGGGGCAGCGGACCTGGCCGCCGGCGAGCGCACGGCGCCACCGCGTATTCGGAAGCCAGCCCGGATCTTTGCAAAAAGGCCCTTAATATATGCATATACCCCcctgatttggatcgcgattaatataTGCATATAGGCCCCTGTATCGGGTAGGAAATATACGAAAATGTCCCCCTGTTTGGTTCTCTACCCGCCTCCCCTCGACTCATCCTCCTGCGCTTGCGCCGCCGGTCGCCGGCCACGGGCCACCTCCACCTTCCATTCCGGAGGGAAGAGCGACAGTCCAGACCGGGTTTTCACTTCCCCACTACCGATCGTCGGATTCCTGGCCGGCACCAGACCAACGCGAAAAAAAATCTCCGGccggcggcaggccggcggTCAGCAAAACCATGCAGCTTGGACCGCATCCCCACAtaaccggcggcgaggaagaagcCGACCGACCAATTAACAAGGCCGGGGACGCGCTGCTGAGATTGGCTTCGATGCGCCATGCGCGTGTCACGGCTGCGAACTCAGATCTCCAGAATGATATTGTTTCACATGAGCTCCCATGACGAAGCTCAGTGTAACAGAAATAGATGGTGCCGCTCTTCTGAAACCCCAATGATACCATGGCATCTCCTTCTTGAGATGGCTATAAATCTGGGTCGAGCTGGAGAGCAGTAGCTTCAAGCTGCCATTGTTCCCGTTTCCAACTGTCCTTGCTTGCTCAACGTTGTCGTCAGACACTGAAGGTGAGACGTTGGAGGAAGACAAACAGACCGTCGGCCACGGGCCACATCTGCCCATCGATCTGCTGCACACTCTGAATCTCTGATGATGAATCAGTTTGTCTTCCTTCAGCGTCTCACCTTCAGCCAACTGCTTGGTTGCTGCATACAGACAGCATTTGCAGCTCTGCACCACTCCTTGTGCTTCCCTTGTTCAGTTTAGCTTACACTAGTATGCGTCATCAGAACTCAACTGACGAACTGGCGTTCCCATTTACCCCCCGGCTTCCCAGTCCTCGTATTGATGCATCATCGTGCGGACATCACTGCGCGACCTCACGTAATTTTAGCAGCAGGATCGCAGGAGCAAAATGGCGAGTGTCAGTCAGTTTTCTCCTCTTCGGTCTTCAGTCTTCACAGGCGCACACGGAGTGAGTGACCCGGCAAGCAGCCAATGGTTGGAGGCGGGAGGCCCACAAGGAGACTTGTCCAGCTTCCAGATTCCGACCCAGCCAATCCAACGGTCTTCCATCTCCCAGCCCAGCTCCACCGAACTGGGCCCAGTTCCAGCGCCACCTGGGTCGGACTTGGACCGGGTCGCCTCTCCTCCCTCCCGCTCGCCCCCCTATAAATGGCGCACCGCGGCGGCGACCCTAGGTTTGGCCGCACCACCGCCCCGAAACGCCACTTGCCACCACTGACCAagcctcctcccgcgcgcgctccgcgtcTGGAACCCCGATGGCGAGAGCGACCGCGCCGTCCCGGAGGCCGCCGAGCGCCGTGGCATCGGCGGCaccctcgccgcccgccgcgcgcgtcCCGCTCCCGCAGCGCCGCGCCAGCCTCGCCTCCGGCGGCGTCCGCTCGCACCCGAAGGGCGCGCCCCCGTCcgcgctgcccgccgccgcgccgccccggcggCGGGCCCCGTCGTGCGCGTGCTCCCCCACCACGCACCCGGGCTCCTTCCGCTGCGCCCTGCACCGGGggcacgccgccccgccgcccgtgTCGAGCAGGCTGagcgcgccgcggcgcgcgtCGATGGCGAACCCGCTGGTGCGCATCGCGGCGGTGGAGGGCGGCGACCAGATCAGGCGCGCGCTCGCGTCgctcccccgcccgccgccgtcctcgcagcagcagcagcaccgccgccgcgccggcgccttCCGCCCGCGGCCCAGCCGCCTCTCCGCCGCGTCCTCCGCGGCCGACGACGAGGACAAGCCGTCGCCCCGCCCTGAAGAGTGAAGCGTTCCCGAACCCACCCCTCGCTGCATCCTCGCCGCGACAGCTTTGCTATCCCACTCCACGTGTCGATTCCGTTCCTTCAATTCGTTTTTCCTTCCTccgtcctcgccgtcgccggccggcGTTTCGCAATGTAGTAACCGTAGCAGAGTCCTCTCATCCCTCTGAAGGGAGGAACTGCTTGTAACTGTACATTAATTACCGCACGGACGCCATTGATGCGCCAGTTTTGCCCAGTTCAATTTCGCTTTCCAAGCAACGCAGCTGAGAATTCAATCATCCGAGTCCACATTCGCACTGAGAGTTTGGTTTACCGACAAGAgcatttatttatttacttcGAGAGCCTTGGCCAGCAAGAGAGCTTTGGTTTCTTGGGCGAGGGGTCGGTCTCGAGGTGGCGCAGCGTTTTCGTGCCAGCGATGCAAAGGGCAGCGGGTCaacgagctgccgccgccgccttctccctCCGGGCCGGTGTGAAGCCTTGGAGATCCGTTGACTCGTTCGGCAGTTGCTGTTGCGTTGGGGGAACGCAGAGACGCACACGTCAGCCAACTCGGCCGTGCTGTGGGCCAAGAAACGGAGCGGTTGCCTTTGCCGGAGCAAACAGTAGACCGCTGGTTTTGAATTCAAGCTCAAGTCTTCCCTTCGTTAGGGGTAGCAAACATTTTTCTAGGTGGGACGTTCCGAGACCTTGGTCTTTTTAGGGCGTGTTTTTCTTGCGATTTGATGCGCTGCGCGGTCTGTTTTGCTCTGCCTCGCCCGAGCTGCATGCTCTGCTTTTCTGCGCAGTTTGACACTTTGACTAAGTGGTGcataggaaagaaaaaaaaataaggTTAAAATAATCAAAAACATTTTCTGAGGAAAAAAAAACTATCTATTCATCTACCGATAGGCTTCTCTGATCGTTGGATTAAAATCCAATTGTTTGGAATCGTTCCTCTACGGTAGAAAATGTGAAATAAGATTGCAACATTTTACTTTACTGTTTAGGTCATTTTTTTCCCCCTCTGCAACATTGCAAATCTGACATATTTTTGGGTTGCAATATAACCGGCGATTTCACCTGCAAGACTGCGACCATCGACAGAATAGGCTACCGCCCCTCGCCGCCTGCTGGCACCGGCAGCTTGAACACTGACCCGAACCATCGGCGGCGGCTCCCGGTCGCCGTCCCCGTCGAAGACGGCCGCGTCGGGGACGAGGAAGTGGTAGAGGAGCTCGAGCATGTGCGCGTGCCTGGCGACGTCGGCCACGACGAGCTCGGCGGTCGTCTTGATCGGGGACACCTCCTTGATGAAGCGGTCGAGGACGGCGTgcagcgcgccggcggcggcctgctCGGTGGGGTGGCGGAGCGCGAGGGCCTGGGAGAAGAGGAAGAGCGGGAGCTGGTTCTCGAGCCTCATGGCGTCGCGCACGGTGGCGTTGATCCAGTTGGTCGCCGAGGAGACCATGTCGGTGACCTCGTCGCGGTGGTAGCTCTCGAGGAAGTCGAGGAGGAAGCACGTGTCGATGGCCATCATCCATGCCAACGTCTGGTCGCTCAGTTCAAGGAACCTGCAGCGCCCAGCGCCCAGCAGATTCATCAGTAAGGCCTTATTTGGAATAGCTTTTTCAATGACATTACGAAAAGCTTCACTTAAGCTGCACCAAATAGATACTTTGAACTGGCTTTAGATGTTCTGTGAAGTCCATGTCAGCTTCCATCGGTAAGGTGGAACCATAAAACATGGTTTCAACCGGCTTACAGTTTGGCCAAATATTTTTAAAATGGTTCAACTTCATAGAAAAGCTTTACTTGAAACTGTACCAAATAGATATTTTAAACTAACTTTAGACGTTTTATAAAATCCATTTCAGCTTCTATTGGTAAGGTGGAGCTATAAAATATAGCTTCGACCGGCTTACAGTTTGGCCAAATATTTTTAAAACGGCTTCAGCATCATCAAAAAAGCTACTTCCAGAGCCATTTTAGAAGAAGCTGAAGCCATCCCAAATAGAACCTAGGAAAAAGATGAGTAACTTCACTTTTCGAAGCAAACCTTAATTAATCTTTGAGAAAATGAGCCTTCCAGGACCGGCCCAAAAGAGTAACTGGGCCGAATGCTCTCGTCAGTCTTGACCTTGATTATTAGGCCTAAATAAGTCTGTGAGTGGGAGAAGAAAGTAGGCTGATCATGTAATGGGCCTGGACCTGTGGTATGGCGCCCTCATCTGCTCCTGGGCCTGGAGCAGGCGCTGCACGAGGTCGTCGAACTTGCGGCCGTCGGCGAAGAGCTTCTCGGCGCgcttggcggcggcgagctTGTAGCGCTCCATGTCCCTCAGCTCGGGGCGGTTGCAGTGGTAGGGCCCCAGCGCGAAGTGCTGCGGCAGGTACGCCTCCGGCCGCGTGGCCCTGAGCACGCGCGGCACGTCGAACACCTTGGCCGCGGCGCccagcgcctccgccgcctcccgctccaGGCTCCGCCGCACCCGGCTCAGCCACCGCTCCTCGTCGAAGTGCACGCCGGCGCTCGCCGGCCGACGACTGCACGAACCGCGCCCGCTCCTGCAGCTCCGACAGCGACATCCTCCGGGATCGAGAGCGATCTGGATCCCGATCGTCGTCGTTCTCCTCCTCTCCGATGATCCGATCTCGCAGGGAACTTTCGATTGCTTCGATGGCTTTGGCTATAGAGAAAATGAGAAATGGAGCAGGTTGGTGTGGCCAGCGAGCCCTGCCATGGGATGCGACGAGCTGCGGCTGCTGTAGTGCTGTATACTAGTCTGACGCTGAAGGCAAGTGGGTGGTTACGAGTTTGAAATCAAATTGGGTTTGATTAGACGCAGAGCGCGCGTGAGCGTGAAACATGCATGGATTGTAATTCTAACTAACGCGGGTCGTCGCCGAGTGAAGAGAAAGGTAAAGCAACAGCGGCTGGGGGCAGCAGGATGAACCTCGCTAGCTAGTTGTCAACGCAATGATGAACTTGTCATCTTCTGTGTGTGCGCGCGCTGTGTTCATATGCATGCATGCCGTGGTCAACATGGTAGTAATAGTAATTAATGAACTATTGATGATTGTGTTATGCTAATGTTGTATAAAGCCACGCAGACGTGGAGAGTTCGGGGATAATGGTAAACTAAAGAGTGCTAGGGTTGGACGATAATGATGAACTTTTTCGCGACCGTGTCTGAGCACGTGTTTCATCGAAAAGAGGAGAGGCAAAGACGACGACGATGAATGATGATTGATTaagtagagtttgaaaagtacTTGGAATAAAGTTAACCTGACGGTTCTTTTGGATTAATCAGGGATGGATAATACATTAATTGACAGCTCTTGCATTGGGTGACGAAGAAACTGAAATAAACTGAAACCACTGTGAATACACATATAGGTAGTCCGACGATTTACCCCCGTTTGTTGTTTTTATTTTCTGCCACTTGCAGTCACCGGTTAATCATGCAAGTAGTTTACGTCAGAAAATACTGGCATCAGACGTAAACGAAgtttaataataataataaagaTGTCGAAGAGAAGACAACGACTGCACTGCGGATGGTAGAGCTGAAAGTGATCGATTCCGCCGAGAGAAGATGAAACAATGAAACTAGCCCCAGCTGCCTGCTGGTGATGACGGAAAAGAAATATGTGGAACGCGAACTTATAATTTCGATTCTGTTACCCgtaatttttttttattttattgtaATTCCTATAAACATGTTAACTAAGGCTCCGTTTGGATCCATGTGCTAATGAGTGAAAGTGCTAACTAACTCATCGAAACGGGAGTGCTAATCGGATGGACTAAATTTTAGCCAAGATTTAAAAATTTTAGCATAAGTGCTAGCATGTGCTAAAATATAGCACTCAACTTTAGCTCCTCCAAATAACGACCGTATAATTTTGATTCTGCTGTGATTCCCGTCATGCAGAAATAATTTAAGCTACACAAGCATGTGATCTCGACCTGCCCACTTTTCTGGACAGGAACAGAGTGTAGTGCAATGGACCGTGGGGGTCGATTTGATTCCTTTCGTGATTCGTCAGTTTGAACTATGGCAGGTTGATCAAGTGCAAATGCTAATAATCTATAAACATTATTTCAGCTCAGTATCATATACACTTGAGTAGTCCATGCTGATGTTTCCAACCTAAACATGTTTGGAGACGTCTATTTTGATGTGATGACTTTATTAGCTTATTTTCCTTTACAAGTAAATAATAAGTTCCACAAAACTGCTTATAGATTGGTCGAAGAACATAAAATTTGGTATTATTTAAGTGATCTTCAGCAGTGAACTATATATGTGTTTGTGTAAATTTTGTCGCAAAACAAATTTAGTCAATTCCAATTTTATTCAAAAACACAGATTTTGTTTAGTCAATTAGGGCGTCGTAGAATTTGTAGTCCCGCAATATCTAATAATCCTAAAATATATAGTTTCACAATAATCCTTGGTACCCTGCATTCCCGTTTCAAGTTATATATAGTTCACTTTTCACTTTGTCGAGTCAGAGACTGCTCTAGCTT
The Panicum hallii strain FIL2 chromosome 6, PHallii_v3.1, whole genome shotgun sequence genome window above contains:
- the LOC112897993 gene encoding atherin-like; the protein is MARATAPSRRPPSAVASAAPSPPAARVPLPQRRASLASGGVRSHPKGAPPSALPAAAPPRRRAPSCACSPTTHPGSFRCALHRGHAAPPPVSSRLSAPRRASMANPLVRIAAVEGGDQIRRALASLPRPPPSSQQQQHRRRAGAFRPRPSRLSAASSAADDEDKPSPRPEE
- the LOC112896877 gene encoding uncharacterized protein LOC112896877, with protein sequence MRTIRSALLQLDSVLGSLPAPRDGGSGNVGDCNIENLTDSVINFHLNALTAIVGLAHQRPSPRPRLEAAFLALQCAAHLAAAAVVVHEKRFRAAAHRMPKPSKQSKVPCEIGSSERRRTTTIGIQIALDPGGCRCRSCRSGRGSCSRRPASAGVHFDEERWLSRVRRSLEREAAEALGAAAKVFDVPRVLRATRPEAYLPQHFALGPYHCNRPELRDMERYKLAAAKRAEKLFADGRKFDDLVQRLLQAQEQMRAPYHRFLELSDQTLAWMMAIDTCFLLDFLESYHRDEVTDMVSSATNWINATVRDAMRLENQLPLFLFSQALALRHPTEQAAAGALHAVLDRFIKEVSPIKTTAELVVADVARHAHMLELLYHFLVPDAAVFDGDGDREPPPMVRVSVQAAGASRRRGAVAYSVDGRSLAGEIAGYIATQKYVRFAMLQRGKKMT